The DNA sequence TCGATTTTGCGGCCAATTGAATAATGATTGCAGCTATGGATGCATCTTCGGTCCAGACATCGGTCAGACTGCTGTCCGCCAGGACCACAATGGACAAAGGGGCTCCGCTTAAGAAAGCTGATCCGTGCTCTCTGGCCAAGGAAAGTTTCTGAAGTAGGTCATGATCTTCCACAATGATGAAACGCTGCGGCTGAATCCCTCTACCGGAAGGAGCCAACAAAGCAGCCTTGACCAGGTTTTGGATTTTATCTTTTTCGATTGCGGCCGGACTGTATTTACGGATACTTCTTCTATCATATAATAAATCAAGCATTTTTATCCCTCTTTCCTGTATATTCATTGGCTTCTAATACACAAACTAGGATCTATCAGCTCTAGATAAAAACTTTACCCGTCTCAAACGCTCGCCTTATTTTTTTGAATATTGCTTCCCAAATAACAGGTCATATTCCAGCAGCCAGTAATCTTTTTCTGCTTCCTGAAATGATGAAGGAAGCTCGTTGTACGTCTGCCCATATTGGTCAACGAAGACCGATTTGCCGTAAACGGGCAGTACATCTGCCATCCGGCTGGTATACTCAAAAATAGTATTCCCTGGATAATTCAACTGTTTCAACAAATAGGCCCCTAGAAATGACGGGCTGATAAGTCCCAAATCTGTGGTACTTCGTATCGTTTTGGCTGCGTCCGCAGAACTTGTATCTGCATCTGTATCTGCATTTGTTTCAACCGTGTCCTGTTGATCGTTTGACCAGATGATCAGCGGAACCGATTTCATTTTTAAGGTGTCCCCCGTTGACCATTCGTTTTCATTCTCGGTAATATAGCCGGTTTCTTTATAGACTTCATAATCCTTACCTAAAAAAGGCAGGTGGTCCCCAAAATAAACAACGATTGTCGGCCTATCCGATTTCCGCAAATAGTCAGTCAGATAAGCCAGCGATGCATCTGCATCTCGTACGCCTTCCGCATAGGTGTCTAAAATCCCTTTTCCTTCGGATGTAAGACTGCCGGATGTACTGACCGTATGATCACTGTAACGGTCCGCCGGATAAGGACCGTGATTTTGCATCGTTACAGCAAAAATGAATTCCGGCTGATCGGCTGTTTGAAGCTCTTGAATAATTTTTTTACTGACTTCGATATCTGCGATATATTCACCGTCAATTTTGGCCCCGTTGAAATCTTCCAGACTATAAAAGTGCTGAAAACCCAGCAGCGGGTAAATCTTGTCCCTGTCATAGAACCAGCCGTGGTAGGGATGAATGGCCGTCGTCTCGTAGCCGTAACGCTGAAGTAAGTTCGGCAAAGCAGGCAGGGATTTTGTGACATACTGCTGGTAAGCAATCGCTCCCTGTGGCAGGAAATTGGTCGATAATCCTGTCAAAAACTCAAATTCCACATTAGCCGTACTTCCTCCAAACACCGGGGATAATATCTCGCCAGAAGCGCCTTCGTTACCTAATTCTCGAAAATTCGGCAGCGGATCTTCAGAAAAAGCAACCTTCGGAAGCCTGGTAGGATCCCAGAAAGATTCATCCAGAATGACAACAATATCCGGCTTCATTCCGCTGTCCTGAACATTGGCAGCCGCCGCTGACAAACCGGCTTTGTCCTCAGCCGTGATCTTGCTAATGGTTTCTTCACTGTAGCCGGCTGGCTTCAAAACCATGATATATTCCGTGTTCATCATGAAACCCAGAAGAAAACCGTTCTGTAAGCTGTTTTGGGTTTGGACCCAGTAGATATGTTCGATTTCGGCCATTTTAAACAACGTCTGGATCGGCGTATGCCGGTAAAAAACCAGTAATGGAATCAGAATAGCGACGCCCACAAGAACGCCCATCCTGGTCCTTAAGCGTAGGCGATATTTCGGAATAAAGAATGTCCCGGCCAGAATGAGGACGATAATCATCATGCCAAGAAAAAAAAGGACCGGCAGCACTTCTCCAGAAATCTTAGGCAGCAGATTATAAACCTGATCGAATCTCCCAAAATCCCAGGGAAACAAAGGATCCCCTAAAAACTGTTTCTTCACCATATTTGTTAACGAAAGTAAAATCAGCAGGACGGATGAAGAAATGACCGTAAGCCGCAGATTACCTGTAAGAAAAAGAAAAAAACACAGAAGTACAATTGCCAAAAAATCGTTAATTAAAAATACCAGGAGATTGGAATAGATCCATACAAAAGCTGATTTAAAATCTCCCCGTTGGATAATTTCAGCAATAATGACCTGGATGAATGC is a window from the Dehalobacter sp. DCA genome containing:
- a CDS encoding nitroreductase family protein, translated to MNIQERGIKMLDLLYDRRSIRKYSPAAIEKDKIQNLVKAALLAPSGRGIQPQRFIIVEDHDLLQKLSLAREHGSAFLSGAPLSIVVLADSSLTDVWTEDASIAAIIIQLAAKSMGLGSCWVQVRNRNQSEGKTTEEYIQEVLNIPRGLKVECMIGLGYPAEQKLRRTEQDLQYQNIFVNQYGTEFLNKY
- a CDS encoding LTA synthase family protein yields the protein MSYMVKAFQGFVRSPLRTRELSAKGFLIWIAATAFIQVIIAEIIQRGDFKSAFVWIYSNLLVFLINDFLAIVLLCFFLFLTGNLRLTVISSSVLLILLSLTNMVKKQFLGDPLFPWDFGRFDQVYNLLPKISGEVLPVLFFLGMMIIVLILAGTFFIPKYRLRLRTRMGVLVGVAILIPLLVFYRHTPIQTLFKMAEIEHIYWVQTQNSLQNGFLLGFMMNTEYIMVLKPAGYSEETISKITAEDKAGLSAAAANVQDSGMKPDIVVILDESFWDPTRLPKVAFSEDPLPNFRELGNEGASGEILSPVFGGSTANVEFEFLTGLSTNFLPQGAIAYQQYVTKSLPALPNLLQRYGYETTAIHPYHGWFYDRDKIYPLLGFQHFYSLEDFNGAKIDGEYIADIEVSKKIIQELQTADQPEFIFAVTMQNHGPYPADRYSDHTVSTSGSLTSEGKGILDTYAEGVRDADASLAYLTDYLRKSDRPTIVVYFGDHLPFLGKDYEVYKETGYITENENEWSTGDTLKMKSVPLIIWSNDQQDTVETNADTDADTSSADAAKTIRSTTDLGLISPSFLGAYLLKQLNYPGNTIFEYTSRMADVLPVYGKSVFVDQYGQTYNELPSSFQEAEKDYWLLEYDLLFGKQYSKK